Genomic window (Gemmatimonas sp.):
ATCCACTTGTGCAGGTTGAGCCCCACGAAATCGGCGCCCAGGTCGGCCATGGTCAGCGGCACCTGTCCGAACGAATGGGCGGCATCGACCACGACGTCTACACCGCGCGCCTTGGCCATCTTGGCAATCTCACCGACGGGCAGCAGCAGGCCGGTTTTGTTGTTGCAGTGCGTGAGCAACAGCAGCTTGGCGCGCGGGTTGGCGTCGAGCGAGTTCGAGTACAGTTGGAGAATGTTCTCGCGCGAGGCCGGCTCCGGGATGTCGAGCGTGACCACCTTGGCCTGGCAGCGTGCGGCGAGGGCATTCATGGCCCACTGCATCGCGTTGTAATCGAGATCCGCGTAGATGATCGTGTCGCCGGGCTGCAGGCGATTATACTGCCCGATCAGGGCCTGCAGCGCCTCCGTCGCGCCGCGGGTGAAGGCGAGTTCGGTGGGCTTGGCCCCCACGAACGCAGCCACCCGCTCACGGGCCGTGCGGAACATCGCGGGATACTCGCGCCGCGCGAAGTACGAGCTCTCGCTGTTCACGCGATCGATGTAGCGGTGATACACCTCGAGCACGGGCTGCGCCATCATGCCGAAGTAGCCCGCTTCCAGATTTGTGGTGCGCGGCGTGATCCGATACTTGGCGGCGACCAGCGCCCAGTACGCCTCGTCACGCGCCACGTCGTGCAGCGCGCCGGTATGCGGCGTGAGGGGGGCACCTGGCTCGGCTGAGCGCGGCGACGGGCTTGCGGCAGCGGCACTCGGGGCAGCGACGGCGGCGGCACCGAGAATGGCCGCGCTCTTCACGAAATCCCGACGGGAGCGGTCTGTAGGCATCCCTGACGGTACGGGCTCGGGCGGCTGACCGCAATCAGCCGGCGGTGGTGTGGCTCGTTGGCATCGTTGAACTGATCACACAGAGAAAAGGAGCTTAGGAGAGCACAGGGGGCTGACCCGGGCGCGTGTCCTCTTTTTCTCTTTGGCTCTTTGTCTCTGTGTGATCGGGCACGCGGCGCTTGGAAGCCACGTGATCGCGGCGAATCAGCGCACTAAGAGCTCGCCCGCCCACACGGGTGTGGCGGGGTTGCCAAATGTGAGTCGATAGACGCCCGGGCGGTCGGCTTGGAATTCGAAGTCCCACGTTTGGCCGGCCCAGCCTCGGAATTTGGCGGGAAGCAGTTCGCGCTGAGCGGCGGGCATTTCGAAGCCATCGCGGGCCACGGCGCGCCAGGTGACGGGGCCTGTGCTGTCGGAGAGCGTGAGCGTGTTGCCGTTCACGGCGCCGATGAAGACGAAGCGCAGGCGATGGGTAATACCGCGTTCCAGCACCTTGGGTGGCGGGGCCGAGTCGCCGTTCACAAGGAGGCGCGCGGGTTCATCGGGGCCATCCCATCCCACCACGAATAGGTGATCGCGCGCCGGGTTGTAGCGCTGCCCTGGTTCGAGCACGACGATGCCGCCATAGAGTCCCGACGTGAGCTGCACGACGTCGTTGAGGTGCGTGTGGTAGATAAAGGTGCCGGCTCGTGGAAGCGTGAGTCGCGCGATGAACGAATCAGCCGGTGCGATCGCAGGCGCGTGTTTCCCCGGCGCACCGCTCCATCCGGCCACGCCGTCGAAAAAGCTCTCCAGTTCGATACCATGCCAGTGCACGGCGGTCGACTCCTTGAGATGATTGATGACAGTGATGTCGGTGGGCTGTCCGCGCGTGAGGATCAAGGGAGAGCCAGGGATGTTGACCGAGTCGGCCGACGGCGATGCACCCTCTTGCAGCACGAAGCCCAGCGCCCGTTCCGACTTGCCGCGCCGCGCGCCTTCCTGCACGTGCAGCCGCATCGTTCGCGGCGCGGGGCGGCGCGCAGCCACCGTGCGCACGCGATCGGTCACGGAAATACCCATCACCAGTCCGGCCATGTGTTTGGCCGCGTCACCGGAGTGATGATCGTGGGCGTTGACGCCGGGCGTGAAGCGCGAGTCGGCGACGGCGTGAAAGGCCAGATGGCAGTGAAAGAGCCAGTTCCCCGAGCGCGCCGCCACCCACTCCATGTCCATCGTCGTAAAGGGGTCCATCAACTCGGTCACGAGCATCGGCTGCTTTGCCTTCGCGCGCGCCGTGACACGTTCCTGGTCGGCCTTCGCCAACAACTTGAAATAGAACCCGTGCAGATGCATGGGATGCGGACGGATCGTGCCGTTCACGATGCGCCAGCGCAGCGTATCGCCGGTCTGCGCCGTGATGCGCTCGGTGTAGGGCCAGCCGCGTCCATTGATGGCGAGGGCACTCCGATAGCGCTCGACCGTACCGTCACCCCACACGTTCATCACGAAGATGCGATCGTCGGTACGCGCGCCGATGGAGTCGATGACGAACGCGCCGTACGTCTGCTCGCGTTCGCGCACGTCCCAGTTCACGACGCCGACCTGTGCGCCGTAAACGTAGGTGCCGGGGGCGCCGGCCACGAAGCGACGGGTAGTGGTCTGGCCGGGTTTGAGCGTGATCGAGTCGAAGCCGGGTTTGCTGTTGAGTCCCCGCCACGTCACTGCGGAATCGGCCAGTGCGTTGGTCATGCGCGCCATGATCACGGTACCGGCACGCACGCGGATCAGCGGCGCCGGCACCTGCGGCGCGCGTCCGACTTCGCCGATCACCGGCCCTTCCACCACGTCGCCGCTCTCCCCCTCGGGGTACCAGCGCGCCATCCGGATATCGAGGTCGACGAACATCGTGTCGGCCACTTTCCGTCCCGCCGCGCGCCGGTTGTCGTTGGCGTCGGCGACTGGTGTCGCCTTGGTGCCAAACCCCAACCATGTGGTGAGTGCGGCCACGAACAGATACGACCAGGGGCGAGCGAGCATTTCGTTATTCCAAAGCAGGGGGGCCCGAGCGGTTGACGCGGCAGATGATAGCGCGGGCCGGCGAAATCCGCGAGCGGCGTGAATCCACTGACATTCGCATGAAAACCATTCATCATCGTTTATGAGCGCTTCGCCATGATTGCGTTGGCGACGGGCGTTGCTGAACTGATCACGCGGAGGCGCCGAGAGCGCAGGGTACGCAGAGGGAGAAGCCTGTGTGGCAGGCTTGGTGGAATGCAGAGCTGCGACTCTGCGGCCTCTGCGCACTCTTCGCCTCCGCGTGATCCAGCACGCCGATGCCGGACGAACGCGCTGTGATCAGTTCCTGCGGTGCCCGTTCCGCAGCACACCCCCCCGGGAGAGATTCTCGACATGTCCTTCCCGCCATGGTTGAACCGGAGTCGCTGGCCCACGCTCGCCGTGCTGCTCGCCTTGGCCGCCAGCGCCTGCGCGGACGGCCCCACCGACACGACGCCGCCTGTGGTGCCGACGCCGGTGCCGCCGGTCAGCTATGTGGCCGGTCAGTCGTACTTCGGGCGCAATGGCTACGTGGAGTACATCGCCGGCAACACGCCGGTGATTCTCACGGCGCCGCATGGGGGCACGCTCAGCCCGTCATCGATCCCCGACCGCACGGCCAGTGCCTGCGGCGGTACCGCCACGACGGTGACCGACGCGAATACGCTAGAGCTCGTGCGCACCATGCAGACGCGCTACGCCGCGCGCTTCGGCACGTATCCGCACGTCATCATCTCGCACCTCGCGCGACGTAAGCTCGACCCCAACCGCCTGCAACCCGAAGCCGGTTGTGGCAATACCGAAGCCGCGACCGCGCTCGGCGAATGGCACCGCTACATCGACCTCGCCAAGAGC
Coding sequences:
- a CDS encoding aminotransferase class V-fold PLP-dependent enzyme, which encodes MPTDRSRRDFVKSAAILGAAAVAAPSAAAASPSPRSAEPGAPLTPHTGALHDVARDEAYWALVAAKYRITPRTTNLEAGYFGMMAQPVLEVYHRYIDRVNSESSYFARREYPAMFRTARERVAAFVGAKPTELAFTRGATEALQALIGQYNRLQPGDTIIYADLDYNAMQWAMNALAARCQAKVVTLDIPEPASRENILQLYSNSLDANPRAKLLLLTHCNNKTGLLLPVGEIAKMAKARGVDVVVDAAHSFGQVPLTMADLGADFVGLNLHKWIGAPIGAGALYIREDRLSAIDRAHADESAPLDRIESRIHTGTTHFATVMTITDAIDFQLSIGIPQKAARLRYLRDRWVHAVADVKGVSILTPEDATLTGAITGFRLHNRGTSEANRALATTLHDEFGIFTFQRTGLAKGDCVRVTPTLYNTPADADKLAAAIRTIAARG
- a CDS encoding multicopper oxidase domain-containing protein; protein product: MLARPWSYLFVAALTTWLGFGTKATPVADANDNRRAAGRKVADTMFVDLDIRMARWYPEGESGDVVEGPVIGEVGRAPQVPAPLIRVRAGTVIMARMTNALADSAVTWRGLNSKPGFDSITLKPGQTTTRRFVAGAPGTYVYGAQVGVVNWDVREREQTYGAFVIDSIGARTDDRIFVMNVWGDGTVERYRSALAINGRGWPYTERITAQTGDTLRWRIVNGTIRPHPMHLHGFYFKLLAKADQERVTARAKAKQPMLVTELMDPFTTMDMEWVAARSGNWLFHCHLAFHAVADSRFTPGVNAHDHHSGDAAKHMAGLVMGISVTDRVRTVAARRPAPRTMRLHVQEGARRGKSERALGFVLQEGASPSADSVNIPGSPLILTRGQPTDITVINHLKESTAVHWHGIELESFFDGVAGWSGAPGKHAPAIAPADSFIARLTLPRAGTFIYHTHLNDVVQLTSGLYGGIVVLEPGQRYNPARDHLFVVGWDGPDEPARLLVNGDSAPPPKVLERGITHRLRFVFIGAVNGNTLTLSDSTGPVTWRAVARDGFEMPAAQRELLPAKFRGWAGQTWDFEFQADRPGVYRLTFGNPATPVWAGELLVR